In a single window of the Rhopalosiphum padi isolate XX-2018 chromosome 1, ASM2088224v1, whole genome shotgun sequence genome:
- the LOC132918443 gene encoding uncharacterized protein LOC132918443, translating into MSVLMFLNEGDDASWPTDGAIERYRDENAGDERAVKLFDYRSGPKSILDAADREFRLSEHHGHGVRLVLTGYRDPSLAKQLYWERGLPVNLVFSTVEIADGGDWSDAFWSDEGITMSGWNCPAGDDEEDDLDMINHVLQFVNDLTYDYRWYVRGLRDIPSVADESDVDCVDGVYSSTMDTFGRGVKAVEPVLDAILEQLCGAACIDPAAAVDYNRWTLASGVVEEGDKAAEDGALLVMFRNDCSATAALDYTRRTTRVAASFAYTFWHEHSVITATSADRTLAACLTENLRATADAELAELSAEQFAMCLNAKFIATRRWRRAAGDSSVSLSTAAPSPSFFRPEIRERCERFLAVEHLVDLVAAGDDNNSFVRSHVEHLEPHVLPQRLVDYVSRYFEYEVRYFELTDTLVFRFTDGERGRFVEQNHVHRFAGPRNFKEFHAEAFRTIDFKSGSRGADRPLAVTDPNVFRYRKFGYVEASDFAVRYVSATGYIKIQAEMYELRDDDDDDDKSAVVECEQRYRMKVECGEFWVTVHSVVMTNYDVDGDKDRQTELTVGLIDGTVVAVTRSPGGDFCVTPRTSNDPADDLGQRYEWSDGQPVFEFFDDVATVNAADGTWMSADFGRADRFVCATCLSDGARVRMTMTRPAVHFCHDSESGEPVTDKYLVCRRDLSGYEFVDDHDSGQTVCRTHKSSDHETPSPVTVVRTLTRNRFDHRMAGLMDKALSDHLMTIKTLADRLNSGLPENDNHDVDELDELLLDEPRGSTSSVSHPSLNI; encoded by the exons ATGAGCGTTTTGATGTTCTTGAACGAAGGCGACGACGCGAGTTGGCCGACAGACGGGGCGATCGAGCGGTACAGAGACGAGAACGCCGGCGACGAACGAGCCGTGAAGTTGTTCGATTACCGGTCGGGTCCGAAGTCGATTTTGGACGCCGCGGACCGGGAATTCCGGTTGTCGGAACACCACGGCCACGGCGTCCGGTTAGTGTTGACCGGTTACCGGGACCCGTCGTTGGCTAAGCAACTGTACTGGGAACGCGGATTACCCGTGAACTTGGTGTTCTCGACCGTGGAAATCGCGGACGGCGGCGACTGGTCCGACGCGTTCTGGTCGGACGAAGGCATCACCATGTCCGGATGGAACTGCCCGGCCGGTGACGACGAGGAAGACGACCTGGACATGATCAACCACGTGCTGCAATTCGTCAACGACCTGACCTACGATTACCGGTGGTACGTCCGCGGCCTACGCGACATACCGTCGGTGGCCGACGAATCCGACGTGGACTGCGTGGACGGCGTGTACTCGTCCACCATGGATACTTTCGGCCGCGGTGTCAAGGCCGTCGAACCCGTTTTGGACGCGATCTTGGAACAGCTGTGCGGCGCGGCTTGTATAGACCCGGCGGCGGCCGTAGACTACAACCGGTGGACGTTGGCGTCTGGCGTGGTCGAGGAAGGCGACAAGGCGGCCGAAGACGGAGCTCTTTTGGTGATGTTCCGCAATGACTGTTCCGCTACGGCCGCGCTCGATTACACCCGACGAACGACTCGAGTGGCCGCGTCGTTTGCGTACACGTTTTGGCACGAGCACTCCGTCATCACGGCCACATCCGCAGACCGCACACTGGCCGCGTGCTTGACCGAAAACCTCAGGGCCACGGCCGACGCGGAACTGGCCGAGCTGTCGGCCGAACAGTTCGCTATGTGCCTGAACGCCAAGTTCATAGCCACCAGACGTTGGCGGCGGGCGGCCGGTGACTCGTCTGTGTCCTTGTCCACGGCGGCACCCAGTCCGTCGTTCTTCCGGCCGGAAATCCGGGAACGCTGCGAACGGTTTTTAGCCGTAGAACACTTGGTGGATTTGGTGGCCGCCGGCGATGACAACAACTCGTTCGTTCGGAGTCACGTGGAACACTTGGAACCGCACGTCTTGCCCCAAAGGCTGGTAGACTACGTGTCGAGATACTTTGAATACGAAGTCCGATACTTCGAACTCACCGACACGCTGGTGTTTAGATTCACTGACGGTGAACGCGGTCGGTTCGTCGAGCAGAATCACGTACACAGGTTTGCAGGGCCCAGAAATTTCAAAGAGTTCCATGCTGAGGCGTTTCGGACGATAGACTTTAAGAG CGGCAGTCGCGGTGCTGACCGTCCGTTGGCGGTAACCGATCCAAACGTGTTTCGATACCGGAAATTCGGTTACGTCGAAGCGTCGGATTTTGCGGTTCGCTACGTGTCGGCAACTGGGTATATCAAAATTCAAGCTGAAATGTACGAATtgcgcgacgacgacgacgatgacgacaaaAGTGCGGTTGTAGAGTGTGAACAGCGGTACCGGATGAAAGTGGAATGTGGCGAATTTTGGGTGACCGTTCACAGTGTAGTGATGACAAACTATGACGTTGACGGTGACAAAGATCGGCAAACCGAGCTGACCGTCGGTCTAATCGATGGTACCGTGGTAGCGGTAACCCGGTCACCTGGAGGTGATTTCTGCGTTACTCCCCGGACGTCCAACGATCCTGCAGACGACCTCGGCCAACGATACGAGTGGTCGGACGGCCAGCCAGTGTTTGAGTTTTTCGACGACGTTGCCACCGTGAACGCTGCTGACGGCACGTGGATGTCCGCTGACTTCGGACGAGCCGACAGATTCGTGTGCGCGACGTGCCTATCGGACGGCGCCCGTGTCAGGATGACGATGACCCGGCCCGCCGTACATTTCTGCCACGACTCCGAGTCCGGAGAACCGGTGACCGACAAGTACTTAGTGTGCCGCAGAGACCTGTCCGGTTACGAATTCGTCGACGACCACGATTCAGGGCAGACGGTCTGTCGGACCCACAAAAGTTCCGACCACGAAACACCGTCACCGGTGACGGTAGTGAGAACGCTGACTCGGAACCGGTTCGACCACCGAATGGCTGGATTGATGGACAAGGCACTGTCCGATCACCTAATGACCATTAAAACGTTGGCCGACCGATTAAACTCCGGACTTCCGGAAAACGATAACCATGACGTCGACGAGCTAGACGAATTATTACTGGACGAACCCCGTGGAAGCACCTCCTCCGTTTCTCATCCGTccttaaacatataa